From the genome of Nisaea sediminum:
GACGACGCGCTGCAGGGCGTCACACTGGTCACCCGCGGCGAGGATCTGTTCGAGGCGACCCATATCCACCGTCTGCTGCAGGCACTGCTCGGTCTGCCGGCACCGGACTACCACCATCATGGCCTGCTGCGTGATATGACCGGCAAGCGCCTTGCGAAACGCCATCAATCGGCTGCGATCCGCGATCTGCGCGCGGAAGGCCTCACGCCTGAGGAGGTCCGCAGGATGGCCGTTCCCGACCGCTTCGTGGAATAGGAACGGCACCGCTTGCCGGACGGCACTACCCGGAGCTTAATTTGCAGTAACGCATGTCAATTGCGGCCGGGAGGAAAACATGGCGCATTCCAGGAAGGTCGAGCCCGCGCTCGATATCCGTCCGATAGCGGGGGCGCTCGGCGCCGAGATTTACGGCATCGACGCATCGCGCGAACTCGACGAGACGACGGTCGCCGCCGTCAGGCAGGCCCTGCTCGACCATCTCGTGATTTTCCTGCCGGACCAGAAACTCACTCCCGTTCGGCAGCTCGCCTTCGCGAAACGTTTCGGCGAACCGATGATCTATCCCTTCGTCAAGGGATTGGAAGACTTCCCAGAGATCACGCCGATCCTGAAACGCGAGGAGGACCGGAACAATTTTGGCGGCATCTGGCATTCCGATACGGTCTACCAGCAACAGCCGCCAATGGGCACGATGCTCTACGCGCTTGAACTCCCGCCCTATGGCGGCGACACCCTGTTCGCCAACCAGTACCTCGCCTATGACGCGCTGTCCGACGGCATGAAGGGTCTGCTCGGCGGGCTGAAGGCGATCCACATATCCGGCAAGAGTCGCGTGCAGCAGACCCGCACCGACATGATGAAACACGCGTCGGTCGGCAAGAAGGGCGACGAGCTGCAATCCCTCCATCCCGTCATCCGCACGCATCCCGAAACCGGACGCAAGGCACTCTACGTGAACGTTGCCCACACGATCCGCTTCGACGGCATGACCGAAGAGGAAAGTGCGCCCATCCTGGATTTCCTCTTCGAGCACCAAATTCAGCCGGAATTCACCTGCCGGTTCCGTTGGAGTCCCGGCGCATTGGCATTCTGGGATAACCGTTCCGCGATGCATTACCCGATCAACGACTATCATGGGTTTCGCCGGCTGATGCACCGCATAACCCTGGCGGGCGATACTCCATCGTGAGACGATTTCCCGCACGACGCCACCATTCGAAATTGAGTACAATTTCGCTAAACCCACCACTAAATAAAGTGGATCGAGAACCCATTTGCACTTAGTCTTGTGATGTGGCGGCAAAGAATGGCCGTCGGCTGCCTGTTCGGATGGGGGGGATAGGCTGGGCCGGATCTGTTCATAAAATCAGCCGGGAACGACCACATTGCCGCATACGAGCCTCCGGGGCCAAAGTAACTTGGGGAATGACTCAGAGCCGCCATTTGGCAAGGCCTCGGGAGGTCTTAGCCAGAATGATCTGCCGATTCCGATCGATGCGGTTCCGGATCCTTTGGTCGTGTTCGATGCCGAGGGAATCATCCGCGGCGCCAACCGGCTGCTTGGACAGTTGCTCGGCTACAGATCCTCCGATCTGATCGGCCAGCAGGTCGAAATCCTCTTCCCCGATGCCGACCGGGCCGCCCACCGCTCAATCCGCCGCAGCCTTCTGGCGCGCTCCGACGACGCCTCGCCGACCCTGCACCGGGAAGTCTTCGCACGGCAACGGCAAGGCAGCCTGGTTCCCGTCGAAATGGCCATGATGCGGGTCCCGACCGATATCGGCATCATGTTCACCGCATCGATGCGGGACAGTTCGCGCCATGTCGAGATCGAGAAAGCACTGACAGAAGCGGTCGACGAGGCGGATGCCGCCAATGTCGCGAAGAGCCGCTTCCTCGGCACCATGAGCCACGAGCTGCGCACGCCGCTGAACGCGATCATCGGCTTCTCCGAGATGATCCAGCACGAGACCCTCGGACCGATGCCGCACGAGAAATACGCGGACTATGTGAAGACCATCGGCGTCTCTGCCCGGCACCTGCTCGATCTGATCAATGAGCTGATCGACCTCTCGCTGATCGAGGACAACAATCTCCGTCTCAAGCTCGAGCGCTGTGACCTGAAGGAAATCCTCCGGGAATGCCGCTCGGTGATCGAGCCGCGCGCCCGGTCGGAAAAGCTGAAGATCCGTGTTCTGCTGCCGAAGGACACGGTGCACCATCCGGTCGATCCGCAGAGACTGCGTCAGGTTCTGCTGAACCTGCTCAGCAATGCGGTGAAGTTTACCGATGCGGGCGGCACGATCACCCTTGCCCTCTGGCGCGATGCGACCGGCGTGAAAATCCAGGTCGCGGATACCGGAACCGGAATCGCGCCCGCGGTCCTGGAGAATATTTTCGAGCTCTATGTCCGCTCGGAGGCGAAACGCAACGTCACGGCGGGCGGGCTCGGCATCGGCCTGCATGTCTCCAAGCGGCTTACCGAAGCGATGGGCGGCACCATCGGCGTGGAAAGCGAGCTTGGCCGCGGAACCTCGGTGACTCTATCCTTCCCTCCGACGACTGCGACACCCGCCAACGAGAGATAAACACCCCATGCCCAGCATCAGGATCCCGGCTTGTTTCATGCGCGGCGGTTCCAGCAAGGGCGTGTTTTTCGCCGCGGCCGATCTCCCGGCGGCACGTGCCGAGTGGGATCCTCTTTTCCTCTCGGTCATCGGCAGTCCGGATCCCTACGGCCGGCAATTGAACGGCATGGGCGGCGGCGTGTCCTCGCTCTCGAAAGCCGCGGTGATTTCCGCGAGCCTGCGTGAAGAGGCCGATCTCGATTTCACCTTCACCCAGGTCGCTGTCGGCGAGGCTCTGGTCGATTACAGCTCGAACTGCGGCAATCTCTCCTCCGCCGTCGCGCCTTTCGCGCTCGAACGCGGATTGATCCAGCTTGAGGATGGACCGACCTCGGTCCGTATTTTCAACACCAATACGAGCAAGATCCTGATCGCCCATTTCCAGGTCTCGGACGGGCGCGCGGTCGAGACCGGGACCTTTGCCATCCCCGGCGTTTCGGGAACCGGCGCGGCGATCCGCCTCGAATTCCTCGATCCTGCGGGTGCAGGGACGGGCCGCCTGTTCCCGAGCGGAAACCTGAAGGACCGGATCGTGGCCGAGGACGGGCGCGTCTTCGAAGCCACCCTGCTCGATGTCGGAAATCCCTGCGTCTTCCTCGATGCGGGCGCTTTCGGACGGACGGCGAACGAGACGATCCGGGAACTGGAGAGCGACACCGCCCTGATGGCCCTTCTGGAGGAACTCCGCCGCAAGGCCGCCGTATTGATGGGACTGGCAGAGGACGAGAGCGCGGCTCCGTCAGCGGTCCCGAAGATCGCAATCGTCGGCGTACCTCTCCCCGCAAAGGACCTCGCGGGCAATGCGATCGATCCGGAGAAAGCCGATCTCGCAGTGCGGATGCTGTCGATGGAGAATGTTCACCGGGTACTTCCGCTGACGGGTGCCATGTGCTCCGCCGTCGCGAGCCGCATTCCCGGCACCGTTCCGGCAGATCTCGCGAAACAGGCCGACGGAGATGTGCGGCTCGCCAATCCCTCGGGCATCCTTCCGATCGGCACCGACGTCAGTCTGGAGGGCGCCCCCACCGTCCGCTCGGTGACCGTGATCCGAACGGCGCGGCTTCTCATGACCGGGGAGGTCGTGCTGCCAGCTTAGCGGTAGATGGCGGCCTAGCGGTAGAACGCGATCAGAGCCACGGAGCCGCAGACGATCAGCACCGCCAGAGCGATCTTCACGGTCAGCACCTCGCGGCGGAAGATCGCCAGACTGAGCATCATGCTGAAGATCGGTGCGGCGGCGATGATCGGCACGACGGTCACGACCTTGCCGAGCAGGAGCGCCTGGTTGAGGCAGACCACCGCAAACCCGAATGCAAGCCCCGCGAAGGCGAAATATCTCGGCCCCGGCGCGTTCCAGACGAAGGGCGCATCGACCTTCTTTACGAAGCGCGCGCCGGTCGCGATGACCGCCGAAACGGTGAACCCGACGAGGGTGGCGAAATAGGAATCCGGAATGAATTCCATTCCGACCTTTGAGAGGACGTGTGCCGCTGCCCGCAGCATGGCCGCGCCCAGCGGAAAGAGCAGAGCCCAGAGAGGCCAGGAATGCGCGCTCAGCTTTCCCCGCCGGGAGAGCATGAAGACTCCGGCAACGATTCCCGCCGTTCCGAGGCCGGTCGCGGGAGTCAGCTGTTCGCCAAGCGCCAGGATACCGAGCGCGAGGCCCCAGAGCGGCGAGGTCGAGGCCAGCGTCGAGGCCAGTGTCGGGCCGAGATAGCGGATGCCGATGACCGAGAGGTTCGCGGAAAGCGCCGGACGGAAGAGACCGACCGCGGCGAAGATCAGCACCGCCGGGTGCAGCCAGTGGGACCAATCCATGAAGATCGGCGCGACGACCCAGTACATCAATGCGGAGAAGGTGATCGATATCGCCGCTCCGGTACGCGAGTCCAGGGTTTGGACCCCGAGACTCTGGAACTGCCCGCCGACGGCGAACATGAAGGCGGCGAACAGCGCCAGCAGCGGGGGGACGTATTCAGTCATCGATAGACCAGTCGGCAGGACATGAAGCTACGGGCCGACGCATCGTCCCCACCGACTGATATTCAAGCATAATTTGCTGGCGTGAAAGCGCCGATCGCGGCAAGGGTGCTATGCCATATCGCGGCGCCAATGCTGCTC
Proteins encoded in this window:
- a CDS encoding TauD/TfdA dioxygenase family protein, whose translation is MAHSRKVEPALDIRPIAGALGAEIYGIDASRELDETTVAAVRQALLDHLVIFLPDQKLTPVRQLAFAKRFGEPMIYPFVKGLEDFPEITPILKREEDRNNFGGIWHSDTVYQQQPPMGTMLYALELPPYGGDTLFANQYLAYDALSDGMKGLLGGLKAIHISGKSRVQQTRTDMMKHASVGKKGDELQSLHPVIRTHPETGRKALYVNVAHTIRFDGMTEEESAPILDFLFEHQIQPEFTCRFRWSPGALAFWDNRSAMHYPINDYHGFRRLMHRITLAGDTPS
- a CDS encoding 2-methylaconitate cis-trans isomerase PrpF family protein; translation: MPSIRIPACFMRGGSSKGVFFAAADLPAARAEWDPLFLSVIGSPDPYGRQLNGMGGGVSSLSKAAVISASLREEADLDFTFTQVAVGEALVDYSSNCGNLSSAVAPFALERGLIQLEDGPTSVRIFNTNTSKILIAHFQVSDGRAVETGTFAIPGVSGTGAAIRLEFLDPAGAGTGRLFPSGNLKDRIVAEDGRVFEATLLDVGNPCVFLDAGAFGRTANETIRELESDTALMALLEELRRKAAVLMGLAEDESAAPSAVPKIAIVGVPLPAKDLAGNAIDPEKADLAVRMLSMENVHRVLPLTGAMCSAVASRIPGTVPADLAKQADGDVRLANPSGILPIGTDVSLEGAPTVRSVTVIRTARLLMTGEVVLPA
- a CDS encoding sensor histidine kinase, which codes for MGNDSEPPFGKASGGLSQNDLPIPIDAVPDPLVVFDAEGIIRGANRLLGQLLGYRSSDLIGQQVEILFPDADRAAHRSIRRSLLARSDDASPTLHREVFARQRQGSLVPVEMAMMRVPTDIGIMFTASMRDSSRHVEIEKALTEAVDEADAANVAKSRFLGTMSHELRTPLNAIIGFSEMIQHETLGPMPHEKYADYVKTIGVSARHLLDLINELIDLSLIEDNNLRLKLERCDLKEILRECRSVIEPRARSEKLKIRVLLPKDTVHHPVDPQRLRQVLLNLLSNAVKFTDAGGTITLALWRDATGVKIQVADTGTGIAPAVLENIFELYVRSEAKRNVTAGGLGIGLHVSKRLTEAMGGTIGVESELGRGTSVTLSFPPTTATPANER
- a CDS encoding DMT family transporter, coding for MTEYVPPLLALFAAFMFAVGGQFQSLGVQTLDSRTGAAISITFSALMYWVVAPIFMDWSHWLHPAVLIFAAVGLFRPALSANLSVIGIRYLGPTLASTLASTSPLWGLALGILALGEQLTPATGLGTAGIVAGVFMLSRRGKLSAHSWPLWALLFPLGAAMLRAAAHVLSKVGMEFIPDSYFATLVGFTVSAVIATGARFVKKVDAPFVWNAPGPRYFAFAGLAFGFAVVCLNQALLLGKVVTVVPIIAAAPIFSMMLSLAIFRREVLTVKIALAVLIVCGSVALIAFYR